The following are from one region of the Platichthys flesus chromosome 2, fPlaFle2.1, whole genome shotgun sequence genome:
- the tasora gene encoding uncharacterized protein tasora isoform X1, whose product MDDSLARRPAARPRRLSAAAADSGANVSLQDGEVSEGIELQPAREPPTAADRPGAAAAAAGITDRRSSAPQGVHQRHMPMEPKKFQIPKKTREKRALFRDVSTESREFEDMVNILTSSYFDAGSAGCFTYCKPRLVYSELPEKEFVERRREMKMDGRTDTELEESYGFMLAEAHKVHQLCESGLCVGQSWITVLGNPSKGVYLSRYSDLLQINPFTPGATGEIIIFKVMKGKVKSIYENMKNILDPTPRFDSHIFKNSSKVTSLTSYRAFEFTQHYFYEYQFDELRQRPRQVCPYAVVSLLFKGKDTPLLRMNSQISEVSKERAQFTVWTGDLVQGDRVLFQISLRSFSPPFLPHRLPEKLKIGCVMRLVQVTKVLPSSLFSYHLYSSSQEVVEDGHCCSLLEVVDKSRSTTNVTKLLQELEMTRVVLVTPLTERGFLFLLSSVQMTSPSEREGDWKRCLQALFVFPESRDVSKSTSRWASSAHDASVSMSAATLMPRLSTFIPALHHALVKTRANPAPELSAGVERQAKEYLIGLEEGKVRQYPMGEYDSNQDEHEKDFPAPKHHKVNMDYYLRSYLHNPALYLLSVGRARQVVEAHCGPEEPQQERPRKSCAGQRESTGKEVTSSSTDGHSNTKKLQQLVDLVLTCKRNAENEVKREERGEGTLKRPGRKRRKQQVAARALKFLKATQEPGGDSKIPVDGSQAPASDDSLTSVIGSVGLRDVDLREDGSELAAQLVMLLTGLKQSARGLVSQEEEQRESSPFDRLATKLGLPTNCDIDLRKQEELEEQTAGSVSSLEGFSPSSHSGEMNRRGLGRGAGVNEGDEDEGLIPWVLIPITGLSSDRYSQRDRNIPTDPRFQHLATATSVSTTTKPPGKTPAPSPPSPEPSPPPFPSQCPSPDPSPPLSPSQCPSPEPSPPLSPSQCPSPELSPPTSPYRCPSLQPQQSTCHRMSPSPSPSLSWGRSPEPMEHIPPNKGFTGANEEGLAPTASREFKGISRDGREKNEEPSVPPAPERRTSPSSPLSVKEYADGELQEMAEGGAVTPVEEKESQPVEKVQKRREEKSPECKRGGEEVGEKKQKGEVKEKVGGSSPSVSSPPTRPLRDIDSIVDKHLGNFSSEMQLLLQEESIHYIFPQSPHSTSNTETTAPLDKPPKTLTSQFSEYVSFYNPCLPVNDYVSSLKDGINSMLVELGGSRRSHDADTSRTNSDMLASSVSSFVASIRAGNTKSGSDDESSAPGGELSAARPGSSVTQTPALPRGGEVWQPVATRQFPDATTSRNSTTSNATLSTPTSASGSVYKSTDTSDCHAPSDKLSQSHWKPQQSPTSEIHRTGAQDIRLTQDRNFRIIHRATDVEAGRSDTGLNSNLTPPGSSSVSRPSLEPPPPAEPVSSSASVTTFAPPTTVLSNLINQLQPEVFSSLVKIIKDVKKKTLQFYLHSTEERDPLLEDIREHMLKQGNTEQSPVTFLNHENPDNRLLVIIQNKDIAGHIHKIPNLVSLKRRPSVVFVGIDTLDDIRNNSYNELFVSGGSIVSDEMILNPDFISHGRLAELLLLLEQHGSLESVWKWKVHCKTHKKLKEQARFSREAANVLDLLSAYQKRQIVEFLPYHHCDMMNHQSPDLDCLIELQARYTQYRHTIFLTEHCHEKLPAYSSQGVIVAGIEELLHNFTRLVGCHDMKDKQPAKDVLLANKGPGWQLSPGDSVSGSERSASIIPEHIPPLSSSEPPIHLTQQPSSGLNALHHLTDQLVPDASFKDGGPLPSDTDFEVLSQAISQLRAERQAQLQQQRLECQERVLSNSLHRGSGQATPPVGQGGVIESVQFTAGRNTGADTHSTLQPERRQDRGEPPTEGQRRGSALGGGGGGGLLGVKVDPRIGDASTSSSNNNAAAVTGPNGQTDPTSAEREPADQRAEPAFPKAAQHGAAASSTFSCPVEGDRSRDVLSGQEQPISAEGALPGISTASDTEVSGSVTMVTGQEDNSHPALLQQIQEQQHFLQLSTLNPQPLAHSRRQQWSALPPRFLPPIPSQHFSTGPTLRPRSAQGRTIGLLGPPPTWPGGVVWGFPQAPPPAPTPPSLLGVYYNPAAQGSSRYRGGQRGGFNGM is encoded by the exons ATGGACGACAGCCTGGCCCGGAGGCCGGCAGCCCGGCCGCGGAGGCTGTCTGCTGCCGCCGCGGACTCcggagctaacgttagcctgcAAGATGGCGAGGTGAGCGAGGGCATCGAGCTGCAGCCCGCCAGAGAACCACCGACGGCGGCGGACAGACCGGGtgctgccgccgctgccgccGGGATCACGGACAGGAGGAGCTCGGCTCCGCAGGGGGTTCACCAGAGGCATATGCCGATGGAGCCCAAGAAGTTCCAGATACCGAAGAAGACCAGGGAGAAGAGAG CTCTCTTCCGAGATGTCTCCACGGAGTCCAGGGAGTTTGAAGACATGGTGAACATCCTGACCTCCAGTTACTTTGACGCTGGCTCCGCCGGCTGCTTCACCTACTGCAAACCTCGCCTGGTCTACAGCGAGCTGCCGGAGAAAGAG tttgtggagaggaggagggagatgaagatgGACGGGAGGACGGacacggagctggaggagagttACGGTTTCATGTTGGCTGAGGCTCACAAG GTGCACCAGCTCTGTGAGAGCggtctgtgtgtgggtcagaGCTGGATCACAGTGCTGGGAAACCCCAGTAAAG gagtgtaTCTGTCCAGGTACTCTGACCTGCTTCAGATTAACCCCTTCACCCCGGGAGCCACTGGGGAGATCATCATCTTCAAAGTGATGAAG GGAAAAGTGAAGAGTAtctatgaaaacatgaagaacatTCTAGATCCAACCCCTCGCTTCGACAGCCACATCTTCAAGAACTCCAGCAAAGTCACTTCCCTCACGTCCTACCGCGCCTTCGAATTCACGCAG CATTACTTCTACGAGTACCAGTTCGATGAACTGCGGCAGCGACCTCGCCAGGTTTGTCCGTATGCCGTCGTCTCCCTCCTGTTCAAAGGAAAGGACACGCCCCTTCTGAG GATGAACAGTCAGATTTCAGAGGTGAGCAAAG agcgAGCCCAGTTCACCGTGTGGACCGGAGATCTGGTGCAAGGCGACCGGGTTCTCTTCCAGATCTCCCTTCGCTCCTTTTCGCCGCCCTTCCTGCCCCACAGACT ACCAGAGAAGTTGAAAATCGGTTGTGTGATGAGACTTGTCCAGGTCACCAAGGTCCTCCCCTCCAGCCTGTTCTCCTACCACCTCTACAGCAGCAGCCAGGAAG ttgtGGAGGACGGACATTGCTGCAGTCTTCTCGAGGTGGTTGACAAAAGTCGGTCAACGACCAACGTGACGAaactcctgcaggagctggagatgaCCAGAGTG GTTCTGGTGACTCCACTGACCGAGCGAGgatttctctttctgctctccAGTGTTCAGATGACCTCACCTTCTG AGCGAGAAGGGGACTGGAAGAGGTGTCTTCAggccttgtttgtttttcctgagtcAAGAGACGTCTCCAAATCCA CATCCAGGTGGGCCTCCTCTGCCCATGATGCCTCAGTGTCGATGTCTGCTGCCACACTGATGCCGCGTCTGAGTACGTTTATCCCAGCGTTGCATCACGCCCTCGTCAAGACCCGAGCGAACCCCGCCCCCGAGCTGTCAGCCGGCGTGGAGCGCCAGGCGAAAGAATACCTCATCGGCCTGGAGGAGGGAAAG GTTCGGCAGTACCCCATGGGCGAATACGACTCCAACCAAGATGAGCATGAGAAGGATTTCCCCGCTCCCAAACACCACAAGGTGAACATGGACTACTATCTGCGCTCCTACCTGCACAACCCGGCCCTCTACCTGCTGTCAGTGGGCCGGGCCAGGCAGGTGGTGGAGGCGCACTGTGGCCCCGAGGAGCCACAGCAGGAGAGGCCCAGGAAGAGCTGTGCAGGCCAGAGAGAGTCGACGGGGAAGGAGGTGACGAGCAGCTCTACAGACGGACATTCCAACACTAAGAAG CTGCAGCAGCTCGTAGACCTGGTTTTGACCTGTAAGAGGAACGCAGAAAACGAGGTGAAGAGGGAGGAACGAGGAGAGGGAACGCTGAAGAGAccggggaggaagaggaggaagcagcaggtggCAGCGAGGGCCCTTAAATTCCTGAAGGCTACTCAGGAACCTGGAGGAGATTCCAAGATTCCAG TCGATGGAAGCCAGGCGCCGGCCTCTGATGACTCTCTGACATCTGTGATTGGCTCAGTGGGTTTGAGAGACGTTGATCTGAGAGAAGATGGATCTGAGCTTGCTGCCCAACTTGTCATGCTGCTGACAG GCCTCAAACAGTCTGCCAGGGGCCTGGTcagtcaggaggaggagcagagggaatcCTCTCCGTTTGATAGGCTGGCCACTAAGCTGGGCCTGCCCACCAACTGTGACATCGACCTGAGGAagcaggaagagctggag gagcagACTGCAGGCAGCGTCAGCAGTCTGGAGGGATTCAGCCCGAGCTCGCACAGCGGGGAGATGAACCGACGAGGCCTGGGGAGGGGAGCAGGAGTAAACGAAGGTGACGAAGACGAGGGGCTGATCCCATGGGTCCTCATCCCCATAACAG GTCTGAGTTCAGATCGTTACtcccagagagacagaaacatccCAACGGATCCTCGCTTCCAGCACCTCGCCACAGCAACCAGCGTCAGCACGACGACCAAACCTCCCGGGAAGACCCCCGCCCCGTCCCCCCCGTCCCCCGAGCCCagccctcctcccttcccctctcAGTGCCCATCACCTGACCCCAGCCCCCCCCTTTCACCTTCCCAATGCCCGTCTCCAGAGCCCAGTCCCCCTCTATCGCCGTCTCAATGCCCCTCCCCGGAGCTCAGCCCCCCCACTTCTCCCTATCGATGCCCATCTCTTCAGCCTCAACAGTCTACTTGCCACCGTAtgtccccctccccctccccctccctgtcCTGGGGCCGGTCCCCAGAGCCGATGGAGCACATCCCACCTAACAAGGGCTTTACTGGTGCTAATGAGGAGGGACTCGCCCCCACAGCCTCCAGAGAGTTTAAAG GTATTTCCAGGGACGGACGAGAGAAGAATGAAGAGCCATCtgttcctccagctccagagaggaggacaagCCCCTCGTCACCACTCTCTGTGAAGGAGTATGCAGATGGGGAACTGCAGGAGATGGCGGAGGGAGGTGCAGTGACTCCAGTTGAGGAGAAAGAAAGTCAACCAGTTGAAAAAGTGCAAAAACGAAGGGAAGAGAAATCCCCAGAGTGTAAACGAGgtggggaggaggtgggtgaaaagaaacaaaagggaGAAGTGAAGGAAAAGGTTGGTGGCTCTTCTCCGTCCGTGTCCTCACCTCCTACACGACCTCTCAGAGATATTGACAGCATCGTGGACAAACATCTTGGCAACTTCTCCTCCGAgatgcagctcctcctgcaggaggagagcatTCACTACATCTTCCCACAGTCCCCTCACTCCACCTCCAACACAGAAACCACTGCACCTCTAGACAAACCCCCAAAAACGTTGACGTCTCAGTTTTCAGAGTATGTGTCTTTCTACAACCCCTGTCTCCCTGTGAACGACTACGTGAGCTCTCTGAAGGACGGCATTAACAGCATGTTGGTGGAGTTAGGTGGCAGCAGGCGGAGCCACGACGCCGACACCAGCCGGACTAACAGTGACATGTTGGCGAGCAGTGTGAGCTCTTTTGTGGCCAGCATCCGAGCAGGTAATACAAAATCAGGCAGCGATGATGAGTCTTCGGCTCCCGGAGGTGAACTGAGCGCTGCTCGTCCCGGCTCGTCAGTCACTCAGACTCCTGCACTccccagaggaggtgaagtgtgGCAGCCAGTTGCAACCAGACAGTTTCCTGATGCAACAACCAGCAGGAATTCTACAACTTCTAATGCCACTTTATCAACTCCTACCTCTGCCTCTGGTTCCGTTTACAAGTCTACCGACACCAGCGACTGCCATGCTCCCTCAGACAAGTTGTCCCAGTCCCACTGGAAACCACAGCAAAGTCCCACTTCAGAGATCCACAGAACTGGAGCTCAAGATATCAGACTAACACAAGACAGAAACTTCAGGATCATACATCGAGCCACTGATGTAGAAGCTGGGAGAAGTGATACAGGGTTGAACTCTAACTTGACCCCCCCGGGGTCCAGCAGTGTTTCTCGGCCCTCCCTCGAACCTCCACCTCCTGCCGAGCCGGTCTCCAGCTCGGCCTCTGTTACCACCTTCGCTCCCCCGACCACAGTGCTGAGCAACCTGATCAACCAGCTGCAGCCGGAGGTGTTCAGCAGTCTGGTGAAGATCATCAAAGATGTCAAAAAGAAGACGCTGCAGTTCTACCTCCAcagcacagaggagagggacCCGCTCCTAGAAGACATCAGG GAACACATGTTGAAGCAGGGAAACACGGAGCAGAGTCCTGTGACCTTTCTGAATCATGAAAACCCCGACAACCGACTGCTGGTCATCATCCAGAACAAAGACATCGCTGGACACATACACAAG ATCCCAAACCTGGTTTCTCTGAAGCGTCGGCCCTCGGTTGTGTTCGTGGGGATCGATACACTCGACGACATCAGGAACAACAGCTACAACGAGCTCTTTGTTTCGGGAGGATCCATTGTTTCAGATGAGATGATCCTCAATCCTGACTTCATCAGTCATG GTCGgctggctgagctgctgctgctcctggagcAGCACGGCTCTCTGGAGAGTGTCTGGAAGTGGAAAGTTCACTGCAAAACCCACAAGAAACTGAAAGAGCAAGCCAG GTTCAGTCGAGAGGCAGCCAATGTCCTGGACCTACTCTCAGCCTATCAGAAGCGGCAAATTGTTGAGTTCCTCCCATATCATCACTGCGACATGATGAACCATCAGTCACCCGACCTGGACTGTCTTATCGAGCTCCAGGCCCGCTACACACAGTACCGACACACAATCTTCCTGACCG AGCATTGTCACGAGAAGCTGCCTGCCTACTCCAGTCAAGGCGTCATCGTGGCCGGGATCGAAGAGCTTCTGCACAACTTCACCAGGCTGGTCGGCTGCCATGACATGAAGGACAAGCAACCAGCCAAGGACGTTCTGCTGGCGAACAAAG gTCCCGGCTGGCAGCTGAGTCCCGGTGACTCTGTGTCGGGCTCTGAACGCTCAGCCTCTATCATCCCTGAGCACATTCCCCCCCTGTCCTCCAGCGAGCCACCCATACATCTCACGCAGCAGCCGAGCTCCGGCCTCAACGCGCTCCATCATCTCACCGACCAGCTCGTCCCAGACGCCTCCTTTAAAGATGGCGGGCCTCTGCCTTCGGACACAGACTTTGAGGTTCTGAGTCAGGCCATCTCTCAGCTGCGGGCCGAGCGTCAGgcgcagctgcagcagcagcggctggaATGCCAGGAGAGAGTCCTTTCCAATTCTCTCCACAGAGGCAGCGGTCAGGCCACTCCTCCTGTTGGTCAAGGAGGTGTCATTGAGTCCGTCCAGTTCACTGCAGGCAGGAACACTGGGGCAGACACTCACTCCACCCTACAGCCGGAGAGGAGGCAGGACAGAGGGGAGCCTcccacagagggacagaggaggggaagtgctctgggaggaggaggaggaggaggattgtTGGGAGTAAAGGTGGATCCCAGGATCGGTGACGCTTCAACCTCTTCATCCAATAATAACGCAGCTGCCGTGACAGGACCAAACGGTCAGACCGACCCAACCAGCGCAGAGAGAGAACCAGCAGATCAACGAGCTGAACCAGCCTTTCCCAAAGCAGCTCAACATGGTGCTGCCGCCTCCAGTACCTTCTCCTGTCCTGTGGAGGGCGACAGATCAAG agaCGTGCTCTCAGGCCAGGAGCAGCCAATCAGTGCAGAGGGAGCACTTCCTGGAATCAGCACAGCCAGTGACACTGAGGTATCCGGAAGTGTGACCATGGTGACTGGCCAGGAGGACAACTCGCATCCTGCTCTACTGCAACAGATCCAGGAGCAGCAACACTTTCTGCAGCTGAGTACGTTGAACCCACAACCACTGGCCCACAGCCGGCGGCAGCAGTGGAGCGCCCTGCCCCCCCGCTTCCTGCCTCCAATCCCCAGCCAGCACTTCTCCACGGGGCCAACGCTGAGGCCCCGCTCTGCCCAGGGGAGGACCATCGGCCTCTTAGGGCCACCACCCACCTGGCCTGGGGGCGTGGTCTGGGGCTTCCCTCAGGCTCCCCCTCCGGCTCCCACTCCCCCTTCACTGCTGGGGGTTTACTACAACCCCGCAGCTCAGGGCAGCAGCAGGTACAGaggggggcagagaggaggcTTTAACGGGATGTAG